In Saccharothrix syringae, the following are encoded in one genomic region:
- a CDS encoding DUF3097 domain-containing protein, whose product MRSHEYGRDVLSGGRRRAVPEVAAEPGLVVEDPGSGFCGAVVRFEHGGVVLEDRHGRHRVFPLRPAAFLLEGRPVTLVRPAAPAPSAVSRRSASGSVRVEGLKARTARDSRIWVEGVHDAELVERVWGHDLRVEGVVVEPLDGVDVLAERIAGFGTGPGRRLGVLVDHLVEGSKESRLVAGIRDEHVLVTGHPYVDVWQAVKPASVGIAAWPRVPRGVPWKEGVCAALGWGEPHEGWRRVLAGVSGFRDLETPLLGAVERLIDFVTEPA is encoded by the coding sequence GTGCGATCACACGAGTACGGCCGGGACGTGTTGTCGGGCGGCAGGCGGCGCGCGGTGCCGGAGGTGGCGGCCGAGCCGGGGCTGGTGGTGGAGGACCCGGGGTCGGGTTTCTGCGGCGCGGTGGTGCGCTTCGAGCACGGCGGGGTGGTGCTGGAGGACCGGCACGGCCGGCACCGGGTGTTCCCGCTGCGCCCGGCGGCGTTCCTGCTGGAGGGCCGGCCGGTGACGCTGGTGCGTCCGGCCGCGCCGGCACCGTCGGCGGTGTCGCGGCGCTCGGCGTCGGGTTCGGTGCGGGTGGAGGGCCTGAAGGCCCGCACGGCCCGGGACAGCCGGATCTGGGTGGAGGGCGTGCACGACGCGGAGCTGGTGGAGCGGGTGTGGGGCCACGACCTGCGGGTGGAGGGCGTGGTGGTGGAGCCGCTGGACGGGGTGGACGTGCTGGCCGAGCGGATCGCCGGGTTCGGCACGGGTCCGGGGCGGCGGCTGGGCGTGCTGGTGGACCACCTGGTGGAGGGCAGCAAGGAGTCGCGGCTGGTGGCGGGGATCCGGGACGAGCACGTGCTGGTCACCGGTCACCCGTACGTGGACGTGTGGCAGGCGGTGAAGCCCGCGTCGGTGGGGATCGCGGCGTGGCCGCGGGTGCCGCGCGGGGTGCCGTGGAAGGAGGGGGTGTGCGCGGCGCTGGGCTGGGGTGAGCCGCACGAGGGGTGGCGTCGGGTGCTGGCGGGGGTGTCGGGGTTCCGGGACCTGGAGACGCCGTTGCTGGGCGCGGTGGAGCGGTTGATCGACTTCGTCACCGAACCGGCCTGA
- a CDS encoding DUF3090 domain-containing protein: MARVIHVFRQPDRFVAGTVGQPGERTFYLQASEEARLVSVALEKQQVAVLAERIGSLLEEVHRRFGAEVPEAVPEDLRDTEPLAVPVEEEFKVGTMGLGWDAESRAVVIELLAITEEEVDEAVVLDDTEEGPDAVRVFLSPAEARAFAERADRVVKAGRKPCPLCSEPLDPEGHVCPRQNGYRRSDEG; encoded by the coding sequence ATGGCACGCGTCATCCACGTATTCCGCCAACCCGACCGGTTCGTCGCCGGGACCGTCGGGCAACCTGGCGAGCGCACGTTCTACCTGCAAGCCTCCGAGGAGGCCCGGCTGGTCAGCGTGGCGCTGGAGAAGCAACAGGTCGCCGTACTCGCCGAGCGCATCGGCTCGCTGCTGGAGGAGGTGCACCGGCGGTTCGGCGCGGAGGTACCCGAGGCGGTACCCGAGGACCTCCGGGACACCGAACCCCTCGCGGTGCCGGTCGAGGAGGAGTTCAAGGTCGGCACGATGGGGCTGGGGTGGGACGCCGAGTCCCGCGCGGTGGTCATCGAACTGCTCGCGATCACCGAGGAGGAGGTCGACGAGGCGGTGGTCCTCGACGACACCGAGGAGGGTCCCGACGCGGTCCGGGTGTTCCTGAGCCCGGCGGAGGCGCGCGCGTTCGCCGAGCGCGCCGACCGGGTGGTCAAGGCGGGCCGCAAGCCGTGCCCGCTGTGCTCGGAGCCGCTGGACCCGGAGGGGCACGTCTGCCCGCGGCAGAACGGCTACCGGCGCTCGGACGAGGGCTGA
- a CDS encoding SPFH domain-containing protein yields the protein MVKSVLVIPQATAAVVERLGRYRTTAAPGLNILVPFFDRVRARIDLREQVVSFPPQPVITQDNLTVSIDTVVYFQVTDPRAAVYEISNYIVGVEQLATTTLRNLVGGMSLEETLTSRDQINSQLRGVLDEATGRWGIRVARVELKAIDPPPSIQDSMEKQMRADREKRAMILNAEGQRESAIKTAEGQKQSQILAAEGAKQAAILAAEAERQSRILRAQGDRAARYLQAQGQAKAIEKVFAAIKAGRPTPEVLAYQYLQTLPQMAQGDANKVWLVPSDYGKALEGFARMLGAPGEDGVFRYEPPAEEPPAEEPPVSAPEQDDASVADWFDTAPDPAVAEAVRAAEAVARKEVPGPLDGALGGAPSGALGASGAAPGALGAGSPAGSGSAQAGRELGGGEAEASRSPLE from the coding sequence ATGGTCAAGTCGGTGCTGGTGATCCCGCAGGCGACGGCCGCGGTGGTGGAGCGGTTGGGTCGTTACCGCACGACCGCGGCGCCGGGGTTGAACATCCTGGTGCCGTTCTTCGACCGGGTGCGGGCGCGGATCGACCTGCGCGAGCAGGTGGTGTCGTTCCCGCCGCAGCCGGTGATCACGCAGGACAACCTGACGGTGTCGATCGACACGGTGGTGTACTTCCAGGTCACCGATCCGCGGGCGGCGGTGTACGAGATCTCGAACTACATCGTGGGTGTGGAGCAGTTGGCGACCACGACGCTGCGCAACCTGGTGGGCGGGATGAGCCTGGAGGAGACGTTGACCTCCCGCGACCAGATCAACAGCCAGTTGCGCGGGGTGCTCGACGAGGCGACGGGCCGGTGGGGCATCCGGGTGGCGCGGGTGGAGCTCAAGGCGATCGACCCGCCGCCGTCGATCCAGGACTCGATGGAGAAGCAGATGCGCGCGGACCGGGAGAAGCGCGCGATGATCCTCAACGCCGAGGGGCAGCGGGAGTCGGCGATCAAGACCGCGGAGGGTCAGAAGCAGTCGCAGATCCTGGCGGCGGAGGGCGCGAAGCAGGCGGCGATCCTGGCGGCGGAGGCGGAGCGGCAGTCGCGGATCCTGCGGGCGCAGGGCGACCGGGCGGCCCGGTACCTGCAGGCGCAGGGGCAGGCCAAGGCGATCGAGAAGGTGTTCGCGGCGATCAAGGCGGGCCGGCCGACGCCGGAGGTGCTGGCCTACCAGTACCTGCAGACGTTGCCGCAGATGGCGCAGGGTGACGCGAACAAGGTGTGGTTGGTGCCCTCGGACTACGGCAAGGCGTTGGAGGGGTTCGCGCGGATGCTGGGCGCGCCGGGCGAGGACGGGGTGTTCCGCTACGAGCCGCCGGCGGAGGAGCCGCCGGCGGAGGAGCCGCCGGTGTCGGCGCCGGAGCAGGACGACGCGTCGGTGGCGGACTGGTTCGACACCGCGCCGGACCCGGCGGTGGCCGAGGCGGTGCGGGCGGCGGAGGCGGTGGCGCGCAAGGAGGTGCCGGGGCCGTTGGACGGGGCGCTGGGGGGCGCGCCGTCGGGGGCGCTGGGTGCGTCCGGGGCGGCGCCGGGTGCGCTGGGTGCCGGGTCGCCGGCGGGGTCGGGTTCCGCGCAGGCGGGGCGGGAGTTGGGCGGTGGGGAGGCGGAGGCGTCGCGGTCGCCGCTGGAGTGA
- a CDS encoding NfeD family protein produces MAALIWLVLGVVLVAAEILSGDFVLVMLGVAAFGAAGAAVLGADVLVAALVFAVVSLGLLVGARPAIRRRMELGTGHTSGVEALVGSTAVVVSRVDAHGGRVRIGGEVWSARSLDRGVIEPGAEVTVVEISGATAVVLAAV; encoded by the coding sequence GTGGCCGCGTTGATCTGGTTGGTCCTCGGTGTCGTGCTGGTGGCGGCCGAGATCCTGTCGGGTGACTTCGTGCTGGTCATGCTGGGTGTGGCGGCGTTCGGCGCGGCCGGTGCGGCGGTGCTGGGCGCCGACGTGCTGGTGGCGGCGCTGGTGTTCGCGGTGGTGTCGTTGGGGCTGCTGGTGGGTGCGCGGCCGGCGATCAGGCGGCGGATGGAGCTGGGCACCGGGCACACGTCCGGGGTGGAGGCGCTGGTCGGCAGCACGGCGGTGGTGGTGTCGCGGGTGGACGCCCACGGTGGCCGGGTGCGCATCGGCGGTGAGGTGTGGTCGGCGCGGTCGTTGGACCGCGGGGTCATCGAGCCGGGCGCGGAGGTGACCGTGGTGGAGATCTCGGGTGCGACCGCGGTGGTGCTGGCGGCGGTCTGA
- a CDS encoding GNAT family N-acetyltransferase codes for MSGVELRAVTESDVLAFFEHQRDPEAVRMAAFVSGDPDDRAAYLVRWARMLADESVVTRTVVFDGEVVGHLGRFTQFGEPEVTYWIAREHWGKGLATAALGLYLASDPVRPLYARAAVDNVGSLRVLAKCGFVAVGEDRGFAEGRGEDVEEFILRLDR; via the coding sequence GTGAGCGGCGTGGAACTGCGGGCGGTGACCGAGTCCGACGTGCTGGCCTTCTTCGAGCACCAGCGCGATCCCGAGGCGGTGCGGATGGCCGCGTTCGTCTCCGGCGACCCCGACGACCGGGCGGCGTACCTGGTGCGGTGGGCGCGGATGCTGGCCGACGAGTCGGTGGTGACGCGCACGGTGGTCTTCGACGGCGAGGTGGTCGGGCACCTGGGGCGGTTCACGCAGTTCGGTGAGCCGGAGGTGACCTACTGGATCGCCCGGGAGCACTGGGGCAAGGGGCTGGCCACCGCGGCGCTGGGCCTGTACCTGGCGTCGGACCCGGTGCGGCCGCTGTACGCGCGGGCGGCGGTGGACAACGTGGGGTCGCTGCGGGTGCTGGCCAAGTGCGGGTTCGTGGCGGTGGGCGAGGACCGGGGTTTCGCGGAGGGGCGGGGCGAGGACGTGGAGGAGTTCATCCTCAGGTTGGACCGCTAG
- a CDS encoding SCO1664 family protein, whose protein sequence is MGPAGEGVLELLRRGRLEVEGRMVDASNATLFCRITLDGVSGQCVYKPVSGERPLWDFPDGTLAGREVATYLVSEAAGWHLVPPTVLRPGPFGAGMVQLWVDTREDEDLVDIVAEDEVPAGWRAVLRAHDRYGEPAVLVHADHPRVRLMAAFDAVVNNADRKGGHVLHAADGAVYGVDHGICLHAEDKLRTVLWGWLGEPLPEEAVDALRRVRSCLEGELGEALHEHLTRAEVRALAERVDKLLAAGVYPEPSGDWPAIPWPAF, encoded by the coding sequence GTGGGGCCGGCCGGGGAGGGTGTCCTCGAACTGCTGCGGCGGGGTCGCCTGGAGGTGGAGGGCCGGATGGTCGACGCCTCCAACGCGACCCTGTTCTGCCGGATCACCCTGGACGGGGTGAGCGGGCAGTGCGTGTACAAGCCGGTCAGCGGCGAGCGGCCGCTGTGGGACTTCCCCGACGGCACGCTCGCCGGCCGCGAGGTGGCCACCTACCTGGTGTCGGAGGCGGCGGGCTGGCACCTGGTGCCGCCCACGGTGCTGCGGCCCGGCCCGTTCGGGGCGGGCATGGTGCAGCTGTGGGTGGACACCCGCGAGGACGAGGACCTGGTCGACATCGTCGCCGAGGACGAGGTGCCGGCCGGGTGGCGGGCGGTGCTGCGCGCGCACGACCGCTACGGCGAGCCGGCGGTGCTGGTGCACGCCGACCACCCGCGGGTGCGGCTGATGGCGGCGTTCGACGCGGTGGTCAACAACGCCGACCGCAAGGGCGGGCACGTGCTGCACGCCGCCGACGGCGCGGTGTACGGGGTGGACCACGGGATCTGCCTGCACGCCGAGGACAAGCTGCGCACGGTGCTGTGGGGCTGGCTGGGCGAGCCGCTGCCGGAGGAGGCGGTGGACGCGCTGCGCCGGGTGCGGTCGTGCCTGGAGGGCGAGCTGGGCGAGGCGCTGCACGAGCACCTGACCCGCGCGGAGGTGCGGGCGCTGGCCGAGCGGGTGGACAAGCTGCTGGCGGCGGGGGTGTACCCGGAGCCCTCGGGCGACTGGCCGGCGATCCCGTGGCCGGCGTTCTGA
- a CDS encoding aminoglycoside phosphotransferase family protein — translation MVGVDGGLAGRMARRFGEGVRPWLEGLPALVAELCARWGLEVEGPLSGGTSHALRCRRAGVPVVLKLTPEPALAQAERAALRVWGPSPRVVRVLEADTARGALLLEGLVPGTPAADGPGLLEVLRALHVPAPEGFPPLAQRVDFVFGLLARRHPGDHSRAHAEASRLARDRVPRVLLHGDLHPANVLDAGPRGLVVIDPRACVGDAACDAVDFAYLGPDLRARIEWLSAVVDGDRLAAWCRVFAAFHPDHPAVRSA, via the coding sequence GTGGTCGGGGTGGACGGGGGCCTGGCCGGGCGGATGGCGCGGCGGTTCGGCGAGGGGGTGCGGCCGTGGCTGGAGGGGCTGCCGGCGCTGGTGGCGGAGTTGTGCGCGCGGTGGGGCCTGGAGGTGGAGGGGCCGCTGTCGGGCGGCACCTCGCACGCGCTGCGGTGCCGGCGGGCGGGTGTGCCGGTGGTGTTGAAGCTGACCCCGGAGCCGGCGCTGGCGCAGGCCGAGCGGGCGGCGTTGCGGGTGTGGGGGCCCTCGCCGCGGGTGGTGCGGGTGCTGGAGGCCGACACGGCGCGGGGTGCGCTGCTGCTGGAGGGCCTGGTGCCGGGCACGCCGGCGGCCGACGGGCCGGGGTTGTTGGAGGTGCTGCGCGCGTTGCACGTGCCGGCGCCGGAGGGGTTCCCGCCGTTGGCGCAGCGGGTGGACTTCGTGTTCGGCCTGCTGGCGCGCCGGCACCCGGGTGACCACTCGCGGGCGCACGCGGAGGCGTCGCGGCTGGCGCGGGACCGGGTGCCGCGGGTGCTGCTGCACGGTGACCTGCACCCGGCCAACGTGCTCGACGCCGGGCCGCGGGGGTTGGTGGTGATCGACCCGCGGGCGTGCGTGGGCGACGCGGCGTGCGATGCGGTGGACTTCGCCTACCTGGGGCCGGACCTCCGGGCGCGGATCGAGTGGTTGTCGGCGGTGGTCGACGGTGACCGGTTGGCGGCGTGGTGCCGGGTGTTCGCGGCGTTCCACCCCGACCACCCGGCGGTGCGGTCGGCCTGA